A stretch of the Teretinema zuelzerae genome encodes the following:
- a CDS encoding TIGR03960 family B12-binding radical SAM protein produces the protein MNTIDPIRDLSYELASIQNPARYLGGEYGQVKKESADLTFALAFPDLYEIAMSNFAIKLIYDGLNKIPSVRCERVFAPAPDFEKLLEKKRLPLYTLESGIPLKDADIIGVSMGFEPGITGLLSILHSGMVPIEVSKRTADHPIVIAGGCGVTNPAPFSRFIDAFFIGEAEGGMFALVEELAELKRSGAGRSDLLQKIEAHPSVWTPSKDKKRAASQSCARKAFYSEFGALKDSGYTFPLPNLRVVQDHGVIEIMRGCPNGCRFCHAGVYYRPQRIASIRKIISDADFLVDKCGYREISLMSLSSGDYPDIHTLMSTLTTRYKNKKVSFQLPSLKVNSFTLPLLETMSEVRKSGLTFAIETPVDAWQFSLNKEVYREKIIDIILEAKKHGWSKAKFYFMVGLPVEQGGLHEEIEIVNFLLEIQERTRIQCNVNVGTFIPKPHTPYQWSKQLTMAESDQKLDFIRRSLPRGKFKVSTHQSFNSFLEGILSRGDERVGEIIQDAWEQGCRLDAWEDWARPDLWKNAIRNAGWDVESISLRERSFDEPLPWDGVSLGVSKSFLKREKQRSDSAQLTPKCVEECEEPCGVCGTKIKVNTSDVDVSESSAEEQPLAIQAGSQSQEAAYRVVASFTKIREAAYIPHLALLEIWHKAFQCSNLPVVFTEGFNPMPRFEISQSLSLGISSKNEIASFLLYDFSLSEKDIKNLLNSLLPESIQIDDILVYRLSRNVKRSALSSFLWGNRYTYRFINPVSFSKDSSEILESCKNFDPPVDIESEIIEKKSESLVWTVLLPFHADRPFRDLLASMENKPIHEIVQIEKIQTLAKDASGTPISFFEVFSEVAQQNNNAGY, from the coding sequence ATGAACACTATCGATCCGATAAGGGATCTTTCTTATGAATTAGCTTCGATTCAAAATCCCGCGCGCTATTTAGGCGGCGAATACGGACAGGTTAAAAAGGAATCCGCTGATTTGACGTTCGCTCTTGCGTTTCCGGATTTATACGAAATTGCGATGTCTAATTTCGCTATTAAACTTATTTATGACGGATTAAACAAGATTCCCTCAGTGCGTTGCGAACGGGTTTTTGCTCCGGCTCCTGATTTTGAAAAGCTTCTAGAGAAGAAGAGGCTGCCTTTATATACGCTTGAAAGCGGCATCCCTTTAAAAGACGCTGATATTATCGGCGTGAGCATGGGTTTTGAGCCGGGGATTACCGGGCTTCTTTCAATTTTGCATTCGGGAATGGTTCCGATAGAGGTCTCTAAACGTACTGCCGACCATCCCATCGTGATCGCCGGAGGATGCGGGGTAACGAATCCCGCTCCGTTCTCGCGTTTCATAGATGCTTTTTTTATTGGAGAGGCAGAAGGCGGCATGTTCGCTTTAGTAGAGGAATTAGCAGAGTTAAAACGCTCCGGCGCCGGTCGGTCTGATTTACTGCAGAAAATAGAAGCGCATCCTTCTGTTTGGACTCCGTCAAAAGATAAAAAAAGAGCAGCTTCCCAAAGCTGCGCCCGAAAGGCTTTTTATTCTGAATTCGGCGCGTTGAAAGATTCTGGTTATACTTTTCCCTTGCCGAACCTGCGCGTCGTTCAGGATCACGGAGTTATAGAGATTATGCGGGGGTGCCCCAACGGGTGCCGTTTTTGCCATGCAGGCGTCTATTATCGGCCTCAACGCATTGCCTCGATTCGCAAGATTATCTCCGACGCGGATTTTCTCGTGGATAAGTGCGGATATCGCGAAATCAGCCTGATGTCCCTTTCGTCCGGCGATTATCCAGATATACATACGCTTATGTCTACATTAACCACTCGTTACAAGAATAAAAAAGTTTCGTTTCAATTACCGTCCCTAAAAGTGAACTCTTTCACGCTTCCGTTGCTTGAGACAATGTCGGAAGTTCGAAAAAGCGGTTTAACCTTCGCCATTGAAACGCCTGTAGACGCTTGGCAGTTTTCCTTGAATAAAGAAGTCTACCGCGAAAAAATCATAGATATAATTCTTGAAGCGAAAAAGCACGGTTGGAGCAAGGCAAAGTTTTATTTTATGGTCGGTTTGCCTGTCGAACAGGGCGGACTTCATGAAGAAATCGAAATCGTTAATTTTCTTTTGGAAATCCAAGAACGCACAAGAATACAGTGCAACGTCAATGTGGGTACTTTCATTCCTAAGCCTCACACGCCGTATCAGTGGTCGAAACAGCTGACCATGGCTGAATCCGATCAGAAGCTCGACTTCATCAGACGATCGCTTCCGCGCGGAAAGTTCAAAGTCAGCACGCATCAGTCGTTTAATTCATTTCTCGAAGGCATTCTTTCCCGCGGAGACGAACGGGTAGGGGAAATAATACAGGACGCTTGGGAGCAAGGATGCCGGCTTGATGCCTGGGAGGATTGGGCCCGCCCCGACCTTTGGAAAAATGCCATACGAAACGCTGGATGGGATGTCGAGAGCATATCATTGCGCGAACGATCTTTTGATGAGCCGCTTCCTTGGGACGGCGTCAGTTTAGGCGTTTCAAAATCTTTCTTGAAGCGTGAAAAGCAAAGATCAGACTCAGCCCAGCTTACCCCAAAATGCGTTGAAGAATGCGAGGAACCTTGCGGCGTATGCGGAACCAAGATAAAGGTTAACACATCTGATGTTGACGTATCTGAATCCAGCGCCGAGGAGCAGCCTCTTGCTATTCAGGCAGGGTCTCAATCGCAAGAAGCGGCTTACAGAGTCGTTGCGTCGTTTACCAAAATCAGAGAGGCTGCATACATTCCTCATCTTGCTTTACTGGAAATTTGGCACAAAGCATTCCAGTGCAGCAATTTGCCTGTTGTTTTTACAGAGGGTTTTAATCCCATGCCGAGATTCGAAATATCTCAGAGCCTATCTTTAGGCATTTCCTCGAAAAACGAAATTGCATCTTTTCTGTTGTATGATTTTTCACTATCCGAGAAAGATATAAAGAATCTTCTTAATTCTCTGCTTCCTGAATCGATTCAGATCGATGATATTTTGGTTTACCGGCTATCGAGAAACGTAAAGCGTTCAGCGTTATCGTCTTTTCTCTGGGGCAACAGATACACCTACCGTTTTATTAATCCTGTGTCTTTCTCGAAAGACTCTTCTGAAATTCTTGAATCCTGTAAAAATTTTGATCCACCTGTAGATATCGAATCAGAAATCATCGAAAAAAAATCAGAGAGCCTCGTTTGGACCGTTCTATTGCCGTTTCATGCAGATCGTCCGTTTCGCGATCTTCTGGCGTCGATGGAAAACAAACCCATACACGAGATAGTCCAGATTGAAAAAATCCAGACTCTTGCAAAAGATGCAAGCGGAACGCCGATTTCGTTTTTCGAAGTTTTCTCAGAGGTTGCGCAACAAAACAATAACGCTGGTTATTAA
- a CDS encoding ATP-binding cassette domain-containing protein produces MHERAGSYPGSLSGGEKQRVAIARAFSSPSPILLMDEPFQSQDPATKNQLIDLIKKLHRQEKKNIIAVTHDISDAAKLADQAFVLGNRPVEVLLDTVVDADFEKKCSEVLSWQTSLIN; encoded by the coding sequence TTGCATGAAAGGGCAGGGTCGTATCCCGGAAGCCTGTCCGGAGGAGAAAAACAGCGAGTCGCTATTGCGCGCGCGTTTTCAAGTCCCTCACCGATTCTATTGATGGATGAGCCTTTTCAATCGCAAGATCCGGCTACAAAAAATCAGCTCATCGACTTGATTAAAAAATTGCATCGCCAGGAAAAAAAAAACATCATCGCTGTGACGCACGATATATCCGATGCAGCAAAACTTGCTGATCAAGCATTCGTGCTGGGCAATCGTCCGGTCGAAGTATTGTTAGACACTGTCGTGGACGCAGATTTTGAAAAAAAATGTTCTGAGGTATTATCATGGCAAACTTCGCTAATCAATTAA
- a CDS encoding SLC13 family permease, with translation MANFANQLTFTMNRLSQLFVSRLKNDTVLLISFSCALITSFIIPPDRLWIDYIDFKVIAILFCLMAVVAALRLSGLFDIAAVALTRRCKSIRSLAAILVGITFILSMGITNDVALIVLIPFSLLLLNNITRPKIRIRIIVFQTIAANVGSSLTPIGNPQNLFLFTSYDFSVLRFFSITIPVVLLGGLFLGIFIWTIPNDDLAKFIPSPNHSISIRKTVLHLVLFILSIGSVFNIIDFRVITVIILAVYLLIDRKLLKKIDYSLLLTFLFFFIFIGNLQRIETISKLLIQIADRNTLLFSALLSQIISNVPAAILISGFTDNAAELLIGVSIGGMGTLIASLASVISFKFFIQNRPGETVKYLGVFTFWNFLLLMIYVIVFNGYTP, from the coding sequence ATGGCAAACTTCGCTAATCAATTAACGTTCACTATGAATAGATTGTCGCAGCTCTTTGTTTCGCGGCTTAAAAACGATACGGTGCTGTTAATTTCATTTTCTTGCGCATTGATCACCTCGTTCATAATTCCCCCTGATCGTCTTTGGATCGATTATATCGATTTCAAGGTGATCGCGATTCTCTTCTGTCTTATGGCCGTCGTCGCGGCGCTGCGCCTGAGCGGTTTGTTCGACATAGCAGCGGTTGCTCTCACACGCCGTTGCAAATCGATCAGAAGTCTCGCGGCGATACTTGTCGGAATAACATTTATACTATCGATGGGAATAACCAACGACGTAGCGTTGATAGTGCTGATACCATTCTCTCTTTTATTATTGAATAATATAACTCGCCCGAAAATAAGGATTCGAATAATCGTTTTTCAAACAATTGCGGCTAATGTCGGAAGCTCTTTGACTCCGATCGGAAATCCCCAAAATTTATTCCTTTTTACTTCCTATGACTTCTCCGTTCTACGATTCTTCTCAATAACGATCCCGGTAGTTCTTCTCGGAGGTTTATTTCTGGGAATTTTCATATGGACGATTCCGAATGATGATTTGGCCAAATTCATACCGAGCCCGAATCATTCAATATCAATACGCAAAACAGTACTCCACTTAGTGTTGTTTATACTGTCGATCGGAAGCGTCTTTAATATAATCGACTTTAGAGTCATTACCGTTATAATACTTGCAGTGTATTTACTAATCGATAGAAAACTTCTGAAAAAAATCGATTATTCGCTGTTGCTGACGTTTCTTTTCTTTTTCATCTTCATAGGCAACCTCCAAAGAATCGAAACTATATCGAAGTTGCTGATACAAATAGCAGATAGAAATACTTTGCTGTTTTCTGCCTTATTGAGCCAAATAATCAGCAACGTACCTGCAGCAATCCTCATATCGGGATTCACGGATAATGCCGCGGAATTGCTGATAGGCGTCAGCATCGGCGGAATGGGGACGCTAATCGCATCGCTGGCAAGCGTCATCTCATTCAAGTTTTTTATTCAAAATAGGCCGGGAGAAACAGTGAAATACTTGGGAGTTTTCACATTCTGGAATTTCTTGTTGCTTATGATATATGTGATCGTTTTTAATGGATACACGCCGTAA